The nucleotide sequence GCATCGCCGAGCTCGCAGTGCGCGACAAGATTCCGCTGGTGATGTTGCTCGAGGGCGCGGGCTTCCGCCCCACCGGTGTGCACTACGGCAGGACCCCCACCGACCTACTTGCGCAGGCACGCTGTTCAGGCCGGGTGCCCACGATCACCGCGGTGCTGGGACCGTCGGCCGGTCATGGCGCGCTGGTCGCCCCGGTGTGCGACTTCACCGTCATGACCCGCCAGAGCGCGATATTCACCGCAGGCCCCCCGGTGGTGAAAGAGTCCACGGGCGAAGATATTTCGAAGGAAGACCTGGGTGGTCCGGACATCGCGCTGGCCAGCGGGGTCATCCACAATGTCGCCGACGATGACGCAGCCGCTCTGGACATGATCCGCCGCTACCTGTCGTATTTTCCGCCCAGCGCGTGGTCGTACCCGCCTTCCCTGCCGGCCTCGGGCACAACAGCGCGACGCTCCACGCCGGAGTTGCTCGACATCGTCTCCCGCGACAACCGCCGCGTCTATGACATGCGCGCGGTGCTCGATGTGGTCTTCGACAGCACCGAATGGTTCGAGGTGCAACCACAGTTCGGTAAGGCGATCATCTGCGCGCTGGCGCATCTGGGCGGCCATCCGGTCGCGGTTGTGGCCAACCAGCCGCGGGTGCTGGCGGGCTCGATCGACGCGGACGCCGCCGACAAGGCCGCACACTTCATCATGGTGGCAGACTCGTTCCATCTGCCCATTGTGTTTCTGGCCGACAACCCCGGCATGCTGCCCGGTAGCCGCTCCGAGCGTGCGGGCGTATTGCGCAGCGGGGCAAGGATGTTCGCTGCGCAGACGGCGGCCACCACCCTGAAACTGCATGTCACGCTGCGCAAGGCGTACGGCTTCGGATCCATGGTGATGGGTCTGATCAGCTTCGACGGTCAGGTCGCGACATTCGCCTACCCTGGAGCGACGATGGGGGCGATGGGCGCCGCGGCACTCAGTCGCGCGTCGCATGCCGATGAGGATCTGTCCGCCAAGCTGCGCAATGCCGAGTTGCAGGCGTCCTATCGCTCAGCCGAGCAGATGGGTTTCGACGAGCTCATCGATCCCCGAGAGACCCGCGACGCGCTCCTGGCCGCCCTGCAGCGGGGTATTTACCACCGGCAGGCCGCTGCCGAACCGGTCAGCCGAACACTCATCATGCCGTGAGGGCGTCCAGGGCGCGATAGGCCCGCCACGCCTTGGGGATACCGTACTCGGCAACCAACAGCAGCACGGCCTTCAGTTGCGCGGGCCCGGCGCCGGCCGCGAGCGCAAGCTCGACGTGCATCGCAAAGGATTCGTCCAGGGTTTGGTTCAGCACGTCGGCGGCTAGGCAGCTCAGCGCCCGCTCGCGCGGCGTCAGGCTTTGGTCGCCAGCCCACCGCTGATGGAACTGCCCTGTCACGAACCGCGCAAAGTCCTTATCGAGGGTGCCCAGGGCCTCGCCGATGTGGCCGGGCAGCGGCTGCGGTTCGACAGCCTGCGCCGGTTCTTCCCCCATCGGGCCCTGCTGACGCAGTTGCTGCAGCGCCACCGCGGCGGTCGGATAACCGACATAGGGCGCCAGATGTCGGATGCCCGCGGCGCACTCGGCAGGCGTCACGCCGTTGAACCCCGCCATCTGCACGTGGGTGAGCAGCGGGAAACCCAGGTTGGCGGTACACAGATCTGCCGCCAGGAATACGAAGCTCTTTTCGCGCATCGTCAGTTGCGGCAACGACCAGGCATGCTGACCCAGTTCGACGGCCATTTTCCCGAAGACAGGGTCAAGCGCCTGGACCTGGTCCTGGTTAGGCATCTCCATTGGGGCCATAGCGTCCACCACCTTCCTCTTTACGCGGACCTGGATATTGCCAGCGAACCCGGCTTGGGAAGCCCGAAAACCTTGCGGCGCAGCGCATCCAAAGCCGGGGTCGGAAGCCAGCGGGACACGGTCGCCAACATCCTGGCGTCCTTTCCCACCACATTGCGCGCGTGTGGCCGCGCCATGGTCAGCACCTTGAGCACCAGATCGGCAACCACGGTCGGCGGGCTGCCACGTCGCTCCCGAGACAATGCGGCCTTGACCATGCCCAGATACGCGTCGCGGTACAGCCGCGCCCCATCGGCACCGAATTCGTCGATTGTCTTCTTGGCATCGCGTTCGAGTTTGTCGGCGGCACCGGAGTTGATGCTGGCCGGTTCGATCATCACCACCTTGATGCCCCACGGCGCGACCTCCTGACGCAGGGCATCGGCCAAGGTAGCGATCGCTGCCTTCGACGCGGCCAGGGGGCCACCGAAGGGCGGAGTGAACCGATCACCGATCGAGGCGATGACCACGATGCGGCCCGCCGCCCGGCGCAGCAGCGGGAGAAACGCTTGGGTGACCGCGATCTGACCCACCACGTTGACCTCTAGTTGCTGTCGCAGCGCGTCGAGCGGAACCATTTCGACCGGCGAGGCAACACCAATCCCGGCGTTGTCAACCAACCCGTCTAGACCCGCGGCGCCGATGTGCTCGCCGACCATCCCGACCGCGGCATAGATCTGCTCGGCGACCGTGACATCCATCAACAGCGGGCTGAGCCGCCCACCCGAGCTGGCCGCCTGCAATGCCTCACCATCGGCGACCCGGCGCACTCCCGCGTATACGTGCCAGCCCGCGCTGGCCAGCCGTAGTGCGGTAGAGCGGCCGATGCCCGACGATGCGCCGGTAACCACCACATGTTGCCGAGTGCAGCTCATCTTTCCTCCAGCCAGGAGTCGACGGGAATCCGAGATCGCTTAGACACATTGGGCTGCAATACTATTCAGAATATTGCGCACGGTTGAGCCATCGACTCGTCCGGACCGGCAGCCACGCATCGTCATTATCATACGTCGCGGCCACGGATCGCGGGGTTGTCGCTACTGGGCTTTCTGTCGATAGGCCGCGACGACGGGCTCCAGTTCATCGGGCGTGGCACCGTGCATGATCACCGCGTCGGCCCCGTAGCCGAACTCAGCACGAATGCGATCCACGCACTGTTGCGCCGAACCGGTGGCCGACGGTTCCAGCCATTCGTCTGGCAACAAGGTGGCGATGTGCTCGATCTGCTCCGCAGTGGCCTTGTGGTCGATCCCACCGCGGACCGATGTTACCACTGGATCCTCTCGAAATCGTTGCAGCACAGCCGGATCCCAATTGTTCGTGTGCACCAGAAGATCACCGTAGCCCTGCAGGTAGGTCGCCAGCCGGGCGACCGTCTTCTTGAGCCGCAACTGTTCGGGCAAGTGGTCACCGACCGTGGCGAAGCACGACCATACTCGCACGCTAGCCGGGTCCCGCCCGGCCCTGTCCGCCGCGGTCTTCACAATGCTGACGCAGCGCTGCAACGTTTCCGGGGTGAAGTAGGTGTGCAGGATGACGTCGTCAAACACTCGTCCGCCCAGCGCGAGAGACTTTGGCCCCAACGCCACCAATGCCAACCGAATGTCTTCGTTGAAATCGGGATCCAGAAACAGGACCGGGTACCGGCCCATCGGGCCATCGTGATCGAAGATCATCTCGCCTTTCCATAGGCGCCGCATGACCTGGGCCCAATCTTCCATCTGCGCCGTGGTGACCGCGGGGATGCCGAACGCCCCATAGATCGCGGCAATACCGCGGCCGATGCCCAACGTGAACCGGCCACCGGAGAGCCGGTGCATGGTGGTGGCCCAGGAGGCGGTGACCAGCGGGTGGCGGGTGTTGTGATTCGTTGCGGCGGTGGCGATCTGCATCCGGCTGGTCACCGCGCAAGCGGCCCCGACGAGCGAGGATGCCTCCTTGACGTTCCAGCGTTCCGATACGAACGCGGTGCCCAAGCCCAGCTCCTCCCCGCGACGGGCTTCGTCCATCAGCGTGGCAGGTCCTTCTCCCCCGGCCCCGGCCAGCAGGTAATAGCCGAGTTCGTTCAGCGTGCGATCGCTCAATTCCAAACTCCTTGCTGGTATCCGCAGTTCCATACCTCGGTGATCCGGCCGGCGACGACACGGAACACCTCGATGCTGGCGACATTGGTTTGCAGGCCATCGCCGGTAGTCATCGTCGAGTCGTAGACGATCGCGACGTGTTCCCCGTCTTGGCCCGCAATGACGACCCGCAGGGCGAAGTGCAGGGAGTCGAATAGCCTCCAGACATCTGCCACTCGTTGGACCGCCTGAGCGTTTGTCAGCGTGTGCGTCGCGCCGACTTCATGACGAATAACGTTGTCGGCCAGTAACTCCCCCGCCAGCTCGAGGTTGCACTCGTTCCAGACCACGAGGTTGTAGAGCTCCACGACTTCGCGCGCCGAGCGGGCTGGCCCGGTCACCGCGACACCGTAGCCTCGGCCGCCTCGCGCAACAGGCGCCCAGACCTGCACTGAAGCGACGCCACCGGTGACCGCAACTGCAGGCCGAGTCCGGCACCAGACGCGCCCCGGTCCACCAGCAACGGTTTCGGGGCGGCAGGCGCACCGTCGATACGGCCCGCCGGATGCGAGCCCGTACCGCCCACCAGCGCGGCGAGGGCCGCGCCGGGCTCGGCCGGGCCTCTTCGGGCCATAGAGCTCCCCTGGACGAACGATGCGGAACTGCTGAAATCTATACTGTAACGATCTTAGTATCAGCCGGGCCGAGGCGAGGGGTGCGACTATCACCACGAGCGACCAGCTAGTCGAGATCGGGGAGGCACCGTGACCGACACGGCGCCCGGAGTCCGGGGCGGCTTTCCCGAAGTCAAACCCCTAGACGGCCCTCCAGAACTGGGCCGCTTCGTCGCCGCGATGCGCCGCCTGCAGGATTTGACCGTCTCCATCAATCCCGACGGCTCGACCTGGGCCGCGGCCGCCGAGCAGGTCGACGCCGTCTGCGCGTCGCTGGAGGGCCACCAGGTGCCCGAGCTTTCGGCGCCCGCCGGCCGCGTCATCGATCTCCCCGGCCTGGGCCATCCCTTGCTGCCACCCTGGACCGTTACCGGTTCCGGAGTCGACGGCGTCACCATGACCGGTCACTTCACCCGGTCGCATGTGGGCGGCAACAGTGCGGTGCACGGCGGGATGATCCCGCTCTGCTACGACTGGCTGTGCGGGATGGTGGTATCGACGGCCGGTATCCCTCCTACCCGCACCGCCTACTTGCACGTCGACTACCGCAACATCACCCCGATCGAGCAGACCCTGACCGCGCGCGGGCGGATCACGAAAACCGAAGGCAGGAAAATTTTCATCGCCGCCACCATGACAAGCGCCGAGGGCACCCTTCTCAGCGAGGCCGATGCCCTGATGGTCCGCCTCCTACCCCACCAACCGTGATAGCGCGAGCAGACGCGAAATCGCACTAGGCGAGCATTGCGGGTGCGATTTCGCGTCTGCTCGGCAAGAGAGGAAACCGGGTCCGACATGACTACCCAATTCACGGTGCCCGCTGTCGCCAGCGCCGTCACGGCCGCAATCGGTGACCGGGAACTGATCGTCCAAGGCGACCGCCGCCACACCTATCGCCAGATCCACCAGCGATCGAACCGCCTGGCCTCATACCTGCACTCGCAGGGCCTGGGTTGTCACACCGAGCGATCCGAACTCGCCGGCCATGAGGTGGGACAGGATCTGCTTGGCATTTACGCCTACAACGGCAACGAGTTCGTCGAAGCACTGTTCGGCAGCTTTGCGGCCCGAGTCGCTCCGTTCAACGTCAACTTCCGGTACGTGAAGAACGAGCTGCAGTACCTTCTGGCGGATGCGGGCGCCACCGCGCTGATCTACCACGCCACGTTCGCGCCGCGGGTCGCCGAAGTGCTACCCGAATTACCCCGGCTCCGCGTCCTGATTCAAATCGCCGACGACTCCGGGAACGGCTTGCTGGACGGCGCGGTGGATTACGAGAGCATCATCGCCAACAGCTCACCCGAACCGCTACCGGTGCAGCCCTCCCCCGACGATCTCTATGTCCTCTACACGGGAGGCACCACCGGCATGCCGAAGGGGGTGTTGTGGCGCCAGCACGACATCTTCATGACATCGTTCGGCGGCCGCGACCTCTACAGCGGCCAGCCAGTGAACTCCGTCGACGAGATCGTGGCGCGAACGACCGCCGGGCCGGGGACCAAGCTGTTGGTCTTGCCGCCGTTGATACACGGCGCCGCGCAGTGGACGGTAATGACGGCACTGACCACCGGACAGACGGTCGTATTCGCCTCGGTTGTCGATCATTTGGACCCACGGGACGTGGTGCGCACCATCGAGCGGGAGCACGTCTCGGTGGTGACCGTAGTCGGCGACGCGATAGCGCGGCCCTTGGTCGCGTCCATCGAGAAGGGCACCGCGGATGTGTCGTCGTTGGTCGCGGTCGCCAACGGCGGTGCGCTGCTGACGCCCTACGTGAAGCAACGGTTGATCGAGGCGCTGCCCAACGCGGTCATCATCGATGGAGTCGGATCCTCGGAGACCGGCGCACAGATGCACCATCTCTCCGCGTCGGGTGCGGTATCGACCGGCACCTTCAACGCCGGCCCGGATACCAACGTGGCTGCCGAGGACTTCTCCGCGATCCTGCCTGCGGGCCACGAGGGAATCGGCTGGCTGGCCCAGCGCGGGTACGTTCCGCTGGGCTACAAGGGCGATGCCGCCAAAACCGCCGCGACATTTCCGGTGATCAACGGCGTCCGCTATGCGGTGCCCGGGGATCGCGCCCGCCACCGCGCCGACGGATGCATCGAGTTGCTGGGCCGCGACTCGGCCACCATCAACTCCGGTGGCGAGAAGATCTTCGCCGAGGAGGTCGAGACCGCGATCGCTTCCCATCCCGCGGTCGCCGACGTGGTGGTCGCCGGACGCCCCAGCGAACGCTGGGGCCAGGAAGTCGTCGCCGTGGTCGCGCTCGACCCCGATGCCGCTGCCGATGCCGACGAGCTGGTCGCGCATGCCGCGAAATCGTTGGCGCGGTACAAGCTTCCCAAAGCGATCGTGTTCCGGGCCGGGATCCAACGCAGTCCGTCCGGCAAAGCCGACTACCGATGGGCAAAGGAGCAGGCGGCTGACGACTAGCCAGCCATATTGCCTACTGTAATAATTACAGTACGATCTCCAACAGGTACTGCGCCGCTGGAGAATGCTGGAGATCAGGTGACAAGCCCGGTTCACTCCGTCGTCGGCACCGGCGACCAAGCTGTCAATCCGCGCAACCCCTACCCCTTTTTTGCCCAACAGCGTCGACGCGGCGGCGTATTTCCAGGCACGGTGATGGACTACTCCAAGACGCCCGAGTCCTTGCGGCCGCAACGCGAGTTCTCGGCGATGTCGTTTGCCGCGGTCAACACGGTCTTTCGCGACAGTCGGGCGTTCACCTCCAAGACCTATGACAAAACGATCGGTCTATTCATGGGGCCCACCATCCTGGCGATGGAGGGCAAGCAGCACCGCGACCATCGCAACCTGGTCTCAGCCGCGTTCAAATCCAAAGCGCTGGCTCGCTGGGAGCCAGCCGTCATCCGGCCGATCTGCAACGCGTTGATCGACGATTTCATTGATGCCGGTAGGGCCGAGCTAGTCGGAGATTTCACCTTCGAGTTCCCGACCCGGGTCATCGCCAGGCTGCTCGGACTGCCCGACGAGGACCTCGCGATGTTTCACCAGCGAGCGGTGCAGTTGATCAGCTATACCGTCAACTATCAACTCGCCTTCGAAGCCTCAACCGCGCTCAAGGAGTACTTTCTCGAGCAGATTGACAGACGTAGGTCCAAACCCAGCGAGGACATCATCGGCGACTTGGTCACCGCAGAGATCGACGGCGAAAAGCTCAGCGAGGAAGCGATCTACTCGTTTCTGCGTCTGCTATTGCCCGCCGGGCTGGAAACCACCTACCGATCCTCGGGCAACCTGCTCTACCTGCTGCTCGCCCATCCAGACCAGTTCATGGCCGTGCGGGCGCACCGTGAACTCATCCCGCAAGCGATCGAGGAAGGCCTGCGCTTCGAGACGCCGCTGACCACCGTGCAGCGATTCACCACCAAAGACACCGAAGTGCAAGGCGTTCCAATTCCGGCCCGTTCGGTGATCGGGGTGTGCATGGGTTCGGCCAATCGCGATGAGCACCGCTGGCAACGGCCAGAAGTGTTCGACATTTTCCGCGAGCGCATCCCGCACATCTCCTTCGCCGCCGGCGAGCACACCTGCTTGGGTCTTCACTTGGCCCGGCTGGAGACTCGAGTCGCGCTCGAATGCCTGCTGGATCGGTTGACCAACATCGATCTGGCCACAGCTGATGATCCGCACATCCACGGCCAGCCCTTCCGTTCGCCGACAGCCCTTCCGGTGACGTTCGAAGCCGTGCCGACTTGATCAAGGTCATGGCCGGCTACCCGGTCCTCGAGGTAGCGCAGTTCACGTTCGTCCCAGCGGCGGGCGCGATCCTCGCCGACTGGGGAGCAGACGTCATCAAGGTCGAACACCCGAGACGCGGCGACACCCAGCGTGGCATTCTCAACGTGGGGGGGCATCGCACTCGATCCCGAGCGGCACCCGCTGATCGAGCACCCCAACCGGGGCAAACGCAGTGTCGGCATCGACCTCGCCACCTCCGATGGCCAAGACGTGCTGCACGAACTGGCCCGCACTGCCGACGTGTTCTTGACCAACTACTTGCCCAGCGCGCGGCAGAAGAACAAGTTTGACGTGGAACACGTCCGCGGCGCGAACCCAGACATCATTTACGCGCGCGGCACCGCTTATGGCGACAAGGGCGCCGAGCGCG is from Mycobacterium marinum and encodes:
- a CDS encoding TIGR03857 family LLM class F420-dependent oxidoreductase, with the protein product MSDRTLNELGYYLLAGAGGEGPATLMDEARRGEELGLGTAFVSERWNVKEASSLVGAACAVTSRMQIATAATNHNTRHPLVTASWATTMHRLSGGRFTLGIGRGIAAIYGAFGIPAVTTAQMEDWAQVMRRLWKGEMIFDHDGPMGRYPVLFLDPDFNEDIRLALVALGPKSLALGGRVFDDVILHTYFTPETLQRCVSIVKTAADRAGRDPASVRVWSCFATVGDHLPEQLRLKKTVARLATYLQGYGDLLVHTNNWDPAVLQRFREDPVVTSVRGGIDHKATAEQIEHIATLLPDEWLEPSATGSAQQCVDRIRAEFGYGADAVIMHGATPDELEPVVAAYRQKAQ
- a CDS encoding carboxymuconolactone decarboxylase family protein, which codes for MAVELGQHAWSLPQLTMREKSFVFLAADLCTANLGFPLLTHVQMAGFNGVTPAECAAGIRHLAPYVGYPTAAVALQQLRQQGPMGEEPAQAVEPQPLPGHIGEALGTLDKDFARFVTGQFHQRWAGDQSLTPRERALSCLAADVLNQTLDESFAMHVELALAAGAGPAQLKAVLLLVAEYGIPKAWRAYRALDALTA
- a CDS encoding acyl-CoA carboxylase subunit beta yields the protein MTKAQDWDETLDDLDRRRGRARSMGGPERLDRHHGQGKLDARARVQRLLDPGTFRELGTLVGGEIAADAIITGAGQINGVPVLVGAEDFTTLAGTIAPGSNSKRYRIAELAVRDKIPLVMLLEGAGFRPTGVHYGRTPTDLLAQARCSGRVPTITAVLGPSAGHGALVAPVCDFTVMTRQSAIFTAGPPVVKESTGEDISKEDLGGPDIALASGVIHNVADDDAAALDMIRRYLSYFPPSAWSYPPSLPASGTTARRSTPELLDIVSRDNRRVYDMRAVLDVVFDSTEWFEVQPQFGKAIICALAHLGGHPVAVVANQPRVLAGSIDADAADKAAHFIMVADSFHLPIVFLADNPGMLPGSRSERAGVLRSGARMFAAQTAATTLKLHVTLRKAYGFGSMVMGLISFDGQVATFAYPGATMGAMGAAALSRASHADEDLSAKLRNAELQASYRSAEQMGFDELIDPRETRDALLAALQRGIYHRQAAAEPVSRTLIMP
- a CDS encoding PaaI family thioesterase, with protein sequence MTDTAPGVRGGFPEVKPLDGPPELGRFVAAMRRLQDLTVSINPDGSTWAAAAEQVDAVCASLEGHQVPELSAPAGRVIDLPGLGHPLLPPWTVTGSGVDGVTMTGHFTRSHVGGNSAVHGGMIPLCYDWLCGMVVSTAGIPPTRTAYLHVDYRNITPIEQTLTARGRITKTEGRKIFIAATMTSAEGTLLSEADALMVRLLPHQP
- a CDS encoding SDR family NAD(P)-dependent oxidoreductase codes for the protein MSCTRQHVVVTGASSGIGRSTALRLASAGWHVYAGVRRVADGEALQAASSGGRLSPLLMDVTVAEQIYAAVGMVGEHIGAAGLDGLVDNAGIGVASPVEMVPLDALRQQLEVNVVGQIAVTQAFLPLLRRAAGRIVVIASIGDRFTPPFGGPLAASKAAIATLADALRQEVAPWGIKVVMIEPASINSGAADKLERDAKKTIDEFGADGARLYRDAYLGMVKAALSRERRGSPPTVVADLVLKVLTMARPHARNVVGKDARMLATVSRWLPTPALDALRRKVFGLPKPGSLAISRSA
- a CDS encoding cytochrome P450, which codes for MTSPVHSVVGTGDQAVNPRNPYPFFAQQRRRGGVFPGTVMDYSKTPESLRPQREFSAMSFAAVNTVFRDSRAFTSKTYDKTIGLFMGPTILAMEGKQHRDHRNLVSAAFKSKALARWEPAVIRPICNALIDDFIDAGRAELVGDFTFEFPTRVIARLLGLPDEDLAMFHQRAVQLISYTVNYQLAFEASTALKEYFLEQIDRRRSKPSEDIIGDLVTAEIDGEKLSEEAIYSFLRLLLPAGLETTYRSSGNLLYLLLAHPDQFMAVRAHRELIPQAIEEGLRFETPLTTVQRFTTKDTEVQGVPIPARSVIGVCMGSANRDEHRWQRPEVFDIFRERIPHISFAAGEHTCLGLHLARLETRVALECLLDRLTNIDLATADDPHIHGQPFRSPTALPVTFEAVPT
- a CDS encoding ester cyclase, with protein sequence MTGPARSAREVVELYNLVVWNECNLELAGELLADNVIRHEVGATHTLTNAQAVQRVADVWRLFDSLHFALRVVIAGQDGEHVAIVYDSTMTTGDGLQTNVASIEVFRVVAGRITEVWNCGYQQGVWN
- a CDS encoding acyl-CoA synthetase, which translates into the protein MTTQFTVPAVASAVTAAIGDRELIVQGDRRHTYRQIHQRSNRLASYLHSQGLGCHTERSELAGHEVGQDLLGIYAYNGNEFVEALFGSFAARVAPFNVNFRYVKNELQYLLADAGATALIYHATFAPRVAEVLPELPRLRVLIQIADDSGNGLLDGAVDYESIIANSSPEPLPVQPSPDDLYVLYTGGTTGMPKGVLWRQHDIFMTSFGGRDLYSGQPVNSVDEIVARTTAGPGTKLLVLPPLIHGAAQWTVMTALTTGQTVVFASVVDHLDPRDVVRTIEREHVSVVTVVGDAIARPLVASIEKGTADVSSLVAVANGGALLTPYVKQRLIEALPNAVIIDGVGSSETGAQMHHLSASGAVSTGTFNAGPDTNVAAEDFSAILPAGHEGIGWLAQRGYVPLGYKGDAAKTAATFPVINGVRYAVPGDRARHRADGCIELLGRDSATINSGGEKIFAEEVETAIASHPAVADVVVAGRPSERWGQEVVAVVALDPDAAADADELVAHAAKSLARYKLPKAIVFRAGIQRSPSGKADYRWAKEQAADD